A single region of the Paraburkholderia megapolitana genome encodes:
- the mauD gene encoding methylamine dehydrogenase accessory protein MauD, producing the protein MLNALLISNLVLWVATAALVALCLALARQIGVLYERLMPVGALVIDKGPAVGSLAPMFELFDLLERPVKIGGLDEAGRGTLLFFLSPTCPICKKLLPLLPSIIANERQPYRIVLASDGERNEHSAFYRRAGLEAPVNAVPYVLSQELGQTYQIGKLPYAVLLDEFGTVRAKGLVNTREHLESLFEAREQGVASIQEYSGKQRQSAAQAF; encoded by the coding sequence ATGTTGAATGCATTGCTGATTTCGAATCTGGTGTTGTGGGTCGCGACTGCGGCTCTCGTTGCGCTGTGCCTCGCGCTGGCCCGGCAAATCGGCGTGCTGTACGAACGTCTGATGCCGGTCGGCGCGCTCGTGATCGACAAGGGGCCGGCGGTCGGCAGTCTCGCGCCGATGTTCGAGCTGTTCGATCTGCTCGAGCGTCCGGTGAAGATCGGCGGTCTTGACGAAGCGGGGCGCGGCACGCTGCTGTTCTTCCTGTCGCCTACTTGCCCGATCTGCAAGAAGCTGCTGCCGCTCTTGCCGTCGATCATCGCGAATGAGCGCCAGCCGTACCGCATCGTGCTCGCGAGCGACGGCGAGCGCAACGAACACAGTGCCTTCTATCGACGTGCCGGCCTTGAAGCGCCGGTGAATGCGGTGCCCTACGTGCTGTCCCAGGAACTCGGGCAGACGTATCAGATCGGCAAGCTGCCGTACGCGGTGCTGCTCGATGAATTCGGCACGGTGCGGGCGAAGGGGCTGGTCAATACGCGCGAACACCTCGAAAGCCTGTTCGAAGCAAGGGAGCAAGGTGTCGCATCGATTCAGGAATATTCCGGCAAGCAGCGGCAATCCGCCGCGCAAGCCTTTTGA
- a CDS encoding helix-turn-helix domain-containing protein, with the protein MSIAAPSTIELRRSRDIEEQAGLFSNWHQSYCQISRGTFDGSVTVIEIGGVCILVEKMNRVVFQRGYVADTIAVGVPFQLGGHARMCGQTSHTDGLHVFSGDREFELVSPDCYLDCNIELDARRIESLGSPLARAGLQRIAALLPASPGILTVDHSLLHRFRARLMALFEIASSAPHLLLDSALCAQHEQSVVLDLAALLEDEISECRPPQSNATRDWSLVTAARDLIESSDTCPLSVAELGAQLGVATRTIYHAFQNALDVKPVDYLRAVRLNRVRHELQSAQSVTDAAARWGFLHFGRFAHDYRAMFGEQPSQTWRRLHSGCAHDAGPFQ; encoded by the coding sequence ATGTCAATCGCTGCCCCATCCACCATCGAATTGCGCCGCAGCCGCGACATCGAAGAGCAGGCGGGACTGTTCAGCAACTGGCATCAGTCGTACTGCCAGATCTCCCGCGGCACCTTTGACGGCTCCGTGACCGTCATCGAGATCGGTGGCGTGTGCATTCTCGTCGAGAAGATGAACCGCGTCGTGTTCCAGCGCGGCTACGTCGCGGACACGATCGCTGTCGGCGTGCCGTTTCAGCTAGGCGGCCACGCGCGCATGTGCGGACAGACCAGTCATACCGACGGCCTGCATGTCTTTTCCGGCGACCGCGAATTCGAACTGGTGTCGCCGGACTGCTACCTCGATTGCAATATCGAACTGGACGCGCGACGTATCGAATCGCTGGGGTCCCCGCTCGCGCGCGCGGGGTTGCAACGTATCGCCGCGTTGCTCCCTGCATCGCCGGGCATCTTGACCGTCGATCACAGTCTGCTGCACAGGTTCCGCGCACGGCTCATGGCGCTGTTCGAGATCGCTTCGTCGGCACCGCATCTGCTGCTGGATAGCGCGTTGTGCGCGCAGCACGAGCAATCGGTTGTGCTGGATCTCGCGGCGCTGCTCGAAGACGAGATCAGCGAATGCAGACCGCCGCAGAGCAATGCCACACGTGACTGGTCGCTGGTTACCGCCGCGCGCGACTTGATCGAGTCTAGCGATACGTGCCCGCTGTCGGTTGCGGAACTCGGCGCGCAGCTCGGCGTCGCGACGCGCACGATCTACCACGCGTTCCAGAATGCACTCGACGTCAAACCCGTCGACTACCTGCGCGCAGTCCGCCTGAACCGTGTACGCCACGAACTGCAGAGCGCGCAGTCGGTGACCGACGCCGCGGCGCGTTGGGGGTTCCTGCATTTCGGCCGCTTCGCACACGACTATCGCGCGATGTTCGGCGAGCAACCGTCGCAGACCTGGCGACGCCTTCACTCGGGTTGCGCGCACGATGCCGGGCCGTTTCAGTAA
- a CDS encoding MFS transporter codes for MTPQTVRLYGAAIASAKIGTGFFFLINTWLIIEITGHPSSAAITLVMTILPSLLLSPLIGLAVDRSEPAQLAWRAEVFRWLVLMSYGLLYAAGYATAPIAYLVSFLIALGNEIQVLAWRAALARHASSEQMFRLNALTVVTGQTGQILGAAASGVVLAAIGAAATVGVASTTYLLSALAGFVVARRMHGTSTTEPSPNAPERGVRRHLNDLRDGLRHIAQRPAIAFFYGLILANLTVIFGINAMLAPFVREELHLGAAAFGKIDAGYALGAIVSGFFVVRLANRFGRRTILTLAFLVAALSLLVFAQCSGLVVAFVTYVGLGASFQSSVIALSAAQRAADPLYQGRVSASFNVLNGLAGLAIYGIVAMSAGHHLYRQLYLWQAAIMLIMVPVVVLASRREGISRLLKPEALAPAPARERAAEHRETTPSRSAPETIET; via the coding sequence GTGACACCCCAGACCGTACGCCTCTATGGAGCGGCAATCGCCAGCGCCAAAATCGGCACAGGCTTTTTCTTCCTCATCAACACGTGGCTGATCATCGAGATCACCGGGCATCCGTCGAGCGCGGCGATCACGCTCGTCATGACGATTCTCCCGAGCCTGCTGTTGTCGCCGCTCATCGGTCTCGCCGTCGATCGCAGCGAGCCCGCGCAGCTCGCGTGGCGGGCCGAGGTCTTCCGCTGGCTCGTGTTGATGAGCTACGGCCTGCTCTATGCCGCGGGCTACGCGACAGCGCCCATCGCGTACCTCGTCAGTTTTCTGATCGCACTCGGCAATGAAATCCAGGTGCTGGCGTGGCGGGCCGCGCTCGCACGCCACGCTTCGTCCGAGCAGATGTTTCGTCTCAATGCGCTAACCGTCGTCACCGGGCAGACCGGACAGATACTCGGTGCGGCCGCATCCGGTGTGGTGCTCGCGGCCATCGGCGCGGCCGCTACAGTCGGTGTGGCTAGTACAACCTATCTGCTGTCGGCGCTCGCGGGTTTCGTCGTCGCGCGCCGCATGCATGGCACCAGCACCACGGAACCGAGCCCCAACGCGCCCGAGCGCGGCGTACGCCGGCATTTGAACGACCTGCGCGACGGTCTGCGCCACATTGCGCAACGCCCCGCTATCGCGTTCTTCTATGGGCTGATCCTCGCCAACCTGACCGTCATCTTCGGCATCAATGCGATGCTCGCGCCGTTCGTGCGCGAGGAACTGCATCTTGGCGCCGCAGCGTTTGGCAAGATCGATGCGGGGTACGCGCTCGGTGCGATCGTCAGTGGGTTCTTCGTGGTGCGGCTCGCGAATCGCTTCGGGAGACGCACCATCCTGACGCTGGCGTTCCTCGTCGCGGCACTCAGTCTGCTTGTGTTCGCGCAATGCAGCGGCCTCGTTGTTGCGTTCGTGACCTACGTCGGCCTCGGCGCCAGTTTTCAGAGCAGTGTGATTGCGTTGAGCGCGGCACAGCGCGCCGCCGACCCGCTCTATCAAGGCCGCGTGAGTGCGAGTTTCAACGTGCTCAATGGCCTCGCGGGTCTCGCCATCTACGGCATCGTCGCGATGAGTGCCGGACATCATCTCTATCGCCAGCTTTATCTCTGGCAGGCCGCGATCATGTTGATCATGGTTCCGGTCGTGGTCCTTGCGAGCCGGCGCGAGGGGATCAGCCGGCTACTCAAACCCGAAGCGTTAGCGCCTGCACCCGCCCGCGAGCGAGCCGCCGAACATCGCGAAACGACGCCCTCCCGATCGGCGCCGGAGACCATCGAAACATAA
- a CDS encoding methylamine dehydrogenase light chain, whose amino-acid sequence MKWFDAMFVQSARNVAQRSSRRGALARLGRAVAGAAALPLLPYDRVAHAQTPAATSGASGTLAAGVNDPKSCDYWKYCAVDGWLCSCCGGTSTSCPPGSTPSPITWIGTCRNPNDGRDYMVSYNDCCGTTSCGHCLCSRNEGEKPLYKLSLDNDINWCMANPVSTYVCSVSYILGVAQK is encoded by the coding sequence ATGAAATGGTTTGATGCAATGTTCGTTCAATCGGCGCGCAACGTCGCGCAACGCAGCTCGCGCCGCGGTGCACTGGCGCGTCTCGGGCGCGCGGTTGCGGGGGCCGCAGCGCTGCCGTTGTTGCCATACGACCGCGTTGCCCATGCGCAGACACCGGCCGCGACATCCGGCGCTTCCGGTACGCTGGCCGCCGGCGTCAACGACCCGAAGAGCTGTGACTACTGGAAGTACTGCGCCGTCGACGGCTGGCTGTGCAGTTGCTGCGGCGGCACGTCGACCAGTTGCCCGCCTGGCAGCACGCCATCGCCAATCACATGGATCGGCACCTGTCGCAATCCCAACGATGGTCGCGACTACATGGTCTCGTACAACGACTGCTGCGGCACGACCAGTTGTGGGCACTGCCTGTGCAGTCGCAATGAAGGCGAGAAGCCGCTCTACAAGCTGTCACTCGACAACGATATCAACTGGTGCATGGCGAACCCCGTGTCGACGTACGTGTGTTCCGTGTCCTACATCCTTGGGGTGGCGCAGAAATGA
- a CDS encoding response regulator transcription factor, whose protein sequence is MSVSPASRPRRAGDGSDIAAWQNAAPTLVELIGQDTFMRQLDDTLQLLVEFDLSCVLLYVRSHSPALLHDNLNGVSELDAMRNYLNGTYLLDPVYSACMERVAAGLYRMAELAPDEFFDSDYYHSPYVHPCISMTSGSLAEEIVFIGSPAPDTYVAYSLMRSNGRTRFTDEDIHCLDAVQPLLNALLCRHLLMTAPPAASTSSAPQQGDVAGYLHAAFADFATDILTLREQEIVSLILRGHSSLSIARTLQIAEGTVKNHRKHIHFKLGISSQSELFHRFVKHLLTRSAALPQVPH, encoded by the coding sequence ATGAGCGTTTCCCCCGCATCGCGGCCGCGCCGTGCTGGCGATGGTAGCGACATTGCCGCCTGGCAGAACGCCGCGCCGACGCTCGTCGAGCTGATCGGACAGGATACGTTCATGCGCCAGCTCGACGACACGCTGCAGTTGCTGGTCGAGTTCGATCTGAGTTGCGTGCTGCTCTACGTGCGTTCGCATTCGCCGGCCTTGCTGCACGACAATCTGAACGGCGTGTCCGAACTCGATGCGATGCGCAACTATCTGAACGGTACCTATCTGCTCGATCCGGTTTACTCGGCTTGCATGGAGCGCGTGGCGGCCGGCCTGTATCGCATGGCGGAACTGGCGCCGGACGAATTCTTCGACAGCGACTACTACCACTCGCCGTATGTGCATCCGTGTATTTCGATGACCTCGGGTTCGCTCGCCGAAGAAATCGTTTTTATCGGTAGTCCTGCGCCCGATACCTACGTGGCTTACTCGTTGATGCGCAGCAACGGTCGCACGCGCTTTACCGATGAAGACATTCATTGTCTTGACGCGGTCCAGCCGCTGCTGAATGCGTTGCTGTGTCGTCACTTGCTGATGACTGCGCCGCCCGCTGCGAGCACATCGAGCGCGCCGCAACAAGGCGATGTGGCAGGTTACCTGCACGCCGCCTTCGCCGATTTCGCCACCGATATCCTCACGCTACGTGAACAGGAAATCGTCAGTCTGATCCTGCGCGGTCATTCAAGCCTGTCGATTGCGCGCACGCTGCAGATCGCCGAAGGGACGGTGAAGAATCATCGCAAGCACATTCATTTCAAGCTCGGCATCTCCAGCCAGTCGGAGCTGTTTCATCGCTTCGTCAAGCATCTGTTGACGCGTTCCGCTGCGCTTCCCCAGGTACCGCATTGA
- a CDS encoding MauE/DoxX family redox-associated membrane protein, whose product MFALDPVLRHISVAAGAIVFFLSALTKFRSLAVFTAAFGAYRLVPARLTPYAAPLIPVLEAGFAVGLLYAPIRPFAALGLQCLLGVFAVALLINLLRGNYAIDCGCGGFVEAQSAAASSGIGYWHVGRVAALVVLLWPALQPATERQVFLLDYATVFFAVLFIVGTYYVVDLLLANAPKLKNLGT is encoded by the coding sequence ATGTTCGCTCTCGATCCTGTGTTGCGCCACATCAGCGTGGCGGCTGGCGCGATCGTTTTCTTTCTGTCGGCATTGACGAAGTTTCGTAGCCTCGCGGTGTTCACTGCAGCGTTCGGCGCTTACCGGCTCGTGCCTGCGCGCTTGACGCCTTATGCGGCACCGCTCATTCCGGTTCTGGAAGCCGGGTTTGCAGTGGGGCTGCTGTACGCGCCGATCCGTCCGTTTGCGGCACTCGGCCTGCAATGTCTGCTTGGCGTTTTCGCGGTCGCGTTGCTGATCAATCTGCTGCGCGGCAACTATGCAATCGACTGCGGCTGCGGTGGTTTCGTCGAAGCGCAATCCGCTGCGGCGTCGAGCGGTATCGGTTACTGGCACGTCGGCCGTGTTGCCGCGCTGGTTGTGTTGCTGTGGCCCGCGCTGCAGCCGGCAACGGAGCGCCAGGTATTTCTGCTCGATTACGCGACGGTGTTCTTCGCTGTGCTGTTCATCGTCGGCACGTACTACGTTGTCGATCTGCTGCTCGCAAATGCGCCGAAGCTCAAGAATCTCGGGACGTGA
- a CDS encoding SDR family NAD(P)-dependent oxidoreductase, producing the protein MNAQSTGRLAGKVAIISGGAGGCGAAAATLFAAEGAQVAIIDRDPAAGQVLAARINTGGGSAISLAADVSRAKDVEEAVAAANRLLGDADILFNHAGTLIVKPFLDVEETEWDWLMAVNVKSMYLMTRAVLPQMLRKGKGSIVCTSSISALYGTPGEVLYDTTKGACHMFARAIAVEYRDRGIRCNAVAPGFIRTPHGIRELRDLQAMGVAASEAAIAEQQGRLCEPEEVARAALFLASDDASFVNGTHLFVDNCFSAV; encoded by the coding sequence ATGAATGCACAGTCGACAGGCCGGCTCGCCGGCAAGGTCGCCATCATCAGCGGCGGGGCGGGTGGCTGCGGTGCCGCCGCAGCAACGCTGTTCGCCGCCGAAGGCGCGCAGGTCGCCATCATCGATCGCGATCCGGCCGCGGGCCAGGTGCTGGCTGCGCGCATCAACACCGGAGGCGGCAGCGCCATCTCGCTGGCCGCGGATGTGTCGCGCGCCAAAGACGTTGAAGAAGCGGTCGCCGCGGCCAACCGCCTGCTCGGCGATGCGGACATCCTCTTCAATCACGCGGGCACGCTGATCGTCAAACCGTTTCTCGATGTCGAAGAAACCGAGTGGGACTGGTTGATGGCGGTCAATGTAAAGAGCATGTACCTGATGACACGCGCGGTGTTGCCGCAGATGCTGCGTAAAGGCAAGGGCAGCATCGTTTGCACGTCGTCGATTTCCGCGCTGTACGGCACACCGGGCGAAGTGCTGTACGACACGACCAAGGGTGCATGTCATATGTTCGCTCGCGCAATCGCAGTCGAGTATCGCGATCGCGGCATTCGCTGCAATGCGGTAGCGCCTGGTTTTATCCGCACGCCGCACGGCATTCGCGAACTGCGCGACCTGCAGGCGATGGGCGTGGCGGCATCGGAAGCGGCGATTGCCGAACAGCAGGGCAGACTATGCGAACCCGAGGAAGTCGCGCGCGCCGCGCTGTTCCTCGCCTCCGACGATGCGAGCTTCGTCAACGGCACGCATCTGTTCGTCGATAACTGCTTTTCGGCGGTTTGA
- the yfcF gene encoding glutathione transferase codes for MSSTSLRLYVDAQFASPYAMSAFVALHEKELSFELVTIDLASKANHEHGYAASSLTQRVPTLVHDSFALSESSAIAEYLDEVFPGTSLYPKDAMRRARARQVQAWLRSDLMPIRQERSTEIVFYGASAPPLSAAALSAAGRLFSACELLLTDHSPNLFGEWCIADADLALMLNRLVLNGDTVPQRLADYAAHQWKRSSVQRWVAMNRPPL; via the coding sequence TTGTCATCAACCAGTCTACGCCTCTACGTCGATGCTCAATTCGCCAGTCCCTATGCGATGTCGGCGTTCGTGGCCCTTCATGAAAAAGAACTGTCGTTTGAGCTTGTCACCATCGACCTTGCCAGCAAGGCAAACCATGAACATGGATACGCGGCAAGTTCACTCACGCAGCGTGTACCTACGCTGGTTCATGACAGTTTCGCTTTGTCCGAATCGTCGGCGATAGCTGAATACCTCGACGAGGTTTTTCCGGGAACCTCGCTGTACCCCAAAGATGCGATGCGGCGCGCACGGGCACGTCAGGTACAAGCATGGTTGCGAAGCGATCTCATGCCGATCAGGCAGGAACGCTCCACCGAAATCGTCTTTTATGGCGCTTCCGCGCCGCCCTTATCGGCTGCCGCACTTTCCGCAGCAGGAAGACTGTTTTCGGCCTGCGAGTTATTGCTTACCGACCATTCGCCGAATCTCTTTGGCGAGTGGTGCATTGCCGACGCTGACCTTGCTCTAATGTTGAACCGACTCGTTCTGAATGGCGATACGGTGCCGCAAAGGTTGGCGGACTATGCTGCGCATCAATGGAAAAGGTCGTCTGTTCAACGTTGGGTTGCTATGAATCGGCCCCCGTTGTGA
- a CDS encoding helix-turn-helix domain-containing protein has product MNPTTTDTRSPASDLGALMRHWRDVRGTSQLDLSLDAGVSQRHISFIEGGRSVPSRQTLMDLAQALDIPLRERNTLLLAAGYAPIYPEGAWNAQEMQGVTSALARMLRQHEPFPAVVMDRYWNVLMTNESAPRFFNCFIDMSARSSPRNLLHLMFDPQGMRPFIADWEAVATSLIQRVYRESVGRVIDEKTRELLDALLDYPDVQAEWKSPKALSALPVSPTMPVIPLGFVKDGRVLNYFSMVATVGTPQTVAAQELRIECMFPADEASEVRHVALMREAAAT; this is encoded by the coding sequence ATGAATCCCACCACTACCGATACCCGCTCGCCTGCCAGCGATCTGGGTGCGTTGATGCGCCACTGGCGGGACGTGCGCGGCACGAGCCAGCTCGATCTATCGCTCGACGCGGGTGTGTCGCAGCGACATATCAGCTTTATCGAAGGCGGGCGCAGTGTGCCGAGCCGTCAGACCTTGATGGATCTCGCCCAGGCACTCGACATTCCACTGCGCGAACGCAATACGCTGCTGCTGGCGGCCGGTTACGCCCCGATCTATCCGGAAGGCGCGTGGAATGCGCAGGAAATGCAGGGCGTAACGAGCGCGCTCGCGCGAATGCTGCGCCAGCACGAGCCGTTTCCCGCTGTGGTGATGGACCGCTACTGGAATGTGCTGATGACCAATGAATCGGCGCCGCGTTTCTTCAACTGCTTCATCGACATGTCGGCGCGCAGTAGCCCGCGCAACCTGCTGCATCTGATGTTCGATCCGCAAGGCATGCGTCCGTTTATCGCCGATTGGGAAGCGGTGGCGACGAGTTTGATCCAGCGGGTTTATCGTGAATCGGTTGGGCGAGTGATCGATGAGAAAACGCGCGAGCTGCTCGATGCGTTGCTCGACTATCCCGATGTGCAGGCCGAGTGGAAATCGCCTAAGGCGTTGAGTGCGCTGCCGGTGTCGCCGACGATGCCGGTTATTCCGCTTGGCTTCGTCAAGGATGGGCGGGTGCTGAATTACTTCTCGATGGTGGCGACGGTGGGCACGCCGCAAACGGTGGCTGCGCAGGAGCTGCGCATTGAATGCATGTTTCCTGCGGATGAGGCGAGTGAGGTGCGGCATGTTGCGCTGATGCGCGAAGCCGCGGCGACGTGA
- a CDS encoding c-type cytochrome has protein sequence MNALSRLVRTLRQHGLPILLLACGAASARAQTIDNARALQNYTLNCMGCHSPTGAGVAGKIPPLRHALGYFMHLPQGREFAVRVPGASNSALDDSELAEVVNWLLISYNREELPADFRPYTAEEVARLRRPALAEVAQRRAHLVEMLHRQGITDVKPSY, from the coding sequence GTGAATGCGCTCAGCCGTCTGGTTCGCACATTGCGACAGCACGGTCTCCCGATCCTGCTGCTCGCGTGCGGTGCGGCGAGTGCGCGTGCACAAACGATCGACAACGCCCGCGCGCTGCAGAACTACACGCTCAACTGCATGGGTTGCCATTCGCCGACCGGTGCCGGCGTCGCGGGAAAGATCCCGCCGCTGCGCCATGCGCTGGGCTACTTCATGCATTTGCCGCAGGGGCGCGAATTTGCCGTGCGCGTGCCGGGCGCATCGAACTCGGCGCTCGACGATAGCGAACTCGCCGAAGTCGTGAACTGGCTGCTGATCAGTTACAACCGCGAAGAGTTGCCGGCGGACTTTCGCCCGTACACCGCGGAAGAAGTTGCTCGTCTGCGTCGTCCGGCGCTTGCTGAAGTCGCGCAGCGGCGCGCGCATCTGGTCGAGATGTTGCACCGGCAGGGCATTACCGATGTGAAGCCGTCTTACTGA
- a CDS encoding c-type cytochrome has translation MKRWNTMLFALAVACAASPMHAIHAQQMNDLGKTIFAARCAVCHQADGRGMDGLAPPLTDYPARYVTVAPGRKQLIQTVLNGMYGDVAVGAKHYNFRMPSFASLSDSDIANVLNYVAFDLAAKKGSKALPLRPEDVHALRAEALDGEQVRQRRNAFLPSLGL, from the coding sequence ATGAAGCGGTGGAACACGATGTTGTTCGCGCTGGCCGTCGCGTGTGCGGCCAGCCCGATGCACGCGATTCACGCGCAACAGATGAACGATCTCGGCAAGACGATCTTCGCCGCGCGCTGCGCGGTCTGTCATCAAGCAGACGGCCGTGGCATGGATGGACTCGCGCCTCCGCTTACCGACTATCCGGCGCGCTACGTCACGGTCGCACCGGGCCGCAAGCAACTGATTCAGACCGTGCTCAACGGCATGTACGGCGATGTCGCTGTCGGTGCGAAGCACTACAACTTTCGCATGCCGTCGTTTGCGAGCTTGAGCGATTCGGACATCGCCAACGTGCTCAACTACGTCGCGTTCGATCTCGCTGCGAAGAAGGGCAGCAAGGCATTGCCGCTGCGTCCTGAGGACGTGCATGCGCTGCGTGCCGAAGCGCTCGACGGCGAGCAGGTGCGGCAGCGGCGCAACGCATTCCTGCCTTCGCTGGGACTGTAG
- a CDS encoding amino acid permease, whose translation MERSALSTDLPPGSATGVSYQDVSDKYFEQRQLQRHAGFFTLLVLGVGAVIAGQYSGWNLGLSQGFGGMLAATLIIAVMYVFLCSSIGEMAAALPHTGGAYSFARTTMGPWGGFTTGLAENIEFVLAPAGNMFFMGAYLGAIFGTPADAQPLWWIAGYALMMLLSMRGLGMSMRVVVIVTIAAVAVLAFFCLAAIPHVDFAHLALNLGADSAGKPVELPAGHGPWLPFGATGIMLALPFAVYMFLAIEQLPLTAEEAHNPTKHMPMALMFGILILAVLALSIVFFSAAIPNGAFALSTSGEPLLDGFRSLFGHTASKILAGVAVLGLAASFLAGSFAAGRNIYSLSRAGYLPTALSVTHPVKKTPNRALCAGSLLALGVLMAFWFTFGRRDNALMGGVLVSMIVFAGMISYIFQSLSYIRLRSLHAGLKRPFKSPFGIFGAVVTILIAGATLLFQFVDPVYKWAALGAAVWYLLGLSYFGLYRRHHLVLSPEEAFAVSGGRRGMPD comes from the coding sequence ATGGAAAGAAGCGCTTTAAGCACCGATCTGCCACCAGGCAGCGCAACCGGTGTCAGCTACCAGGACGTTAGCGACAAATATTTCGAACAACGCCAACTGCAGCGCCACGCGGGCTTCTTTACGCTGCTGGTGCTCGGCGTTGGAGCGGTTATCGCCGGGCAATACTCGGGCTGGAATCTCGGTCTGTCGCAGGGCTTCGGTGGCATGCTCGCGGCGACGCTGATCATCGCCGTGATGTACGTCTTTCTCTGTTCGTCGATCGGTGAAATGGCCGCAGCGCTGCCGCATACCGGCGGCGCCTATTCGTTCGCGCGGACCACGATGGGTCCGTGGGGCGGCTTCACCACCGGTCTCGCGGAAAACATCGAGTTCGTGCTCGCACCGGCCGGCAACATGTTTTTCATGGGCGCGTATCTCGGCGCTATCTTCGGCACGCCCGCCGATGCCCAGCCGCTCTGGTGGATCGCCGGTTACGCGCTGATGATGCTGCTGTCGATGCGCGGCCTCGGCATGTCGATGCGGGTCGTCGTGATCGTGACGATCGCAGCGGTCGCGGTGCTGGCCTTCTTCTGTCTTGCCGCGATCCCGCACGTCGACTTCGCGCATCTCGCGCTGAACCTCGGCGCGGATAGTGCGGGAAAACCGGTCGAACTGCCGGCCGGTCACGGCCCGTGGTTACCGTTCGGCGCGACCGGCATCATGCTGGCGCTGCCGTTCGCGGTCTACATGTTTCTCGCCATCGAGCAACTGCCGCTCACCGCCGAGGAAGCGCACAACCCCACGAAGCACATGCCCATGGCACTGATGTTCGGCATCCTGATCCTCGCGGTGCTCGCGCTGTCGATCGTCTTCTTCAGTGCAGCCATTCCGAATGGTGCGTTCGCGCTGAGCACGTCGGGCGAGCCGCTGCTCGATGGTTTCCGTTCGCTGTTCGGCCATACCGCCAGCAAGATACTCGCGGGTGTCGCGGTGCTCGGTCTCGCCGCGTCGTTCCTCGCGGGCAGCTTCGCCGCGGGTCGCAACATCTACTCGCTGTCGCGTGCGGGTTATCTGCCAACTGCACTCTCCGTCACGCACCCAGTCAAGAAAACGCCGAATCGCGCGCTATGCGCGGGCTCGCTACTGGCGCTCGGCGTACTGATGGCTTTCTGGTTCACCTTCGGACGACGCGACAACGCGCTGATGGGCGGTGTCCTCGTCAGCATGATCGTGTTCGCCGGGATGATCTCGTACATCTTCCAGAGCCTCTCTTACATCCGGCTCAGGAGCCTTCATGCGGGTTTGAAGCGTCCGTTCAAGAGCCCGTTCGGCATCTTCGGCGCGGTCGTGACGATCCTGATTGCCGGTGCGACGCTGCTGTTTCAGTTCGTCGACCCGGTCTACAAGTGGGCCGCGCTCGGCGCCGCCGTCTGGTATCTGCTCGGCCTGAGCTACTTCGGACTGTATCGCCGCCATCACCTCGTGCTGTCGCCCGAAGAAGCATTCGCTGTAAGCGGCGGCCGGCGCGGCATGCCCGATTGA